CGGGTGTTCTATCTTGAAATTCAACACGTTCTCCTTGAGAATCGGCGCGGGGCCGACCTGTTTAAGCTCATGATCCCGGCTTGAGCTTAAATGGGCTTGGGGACCATTTGAAAATATAATCAGAAAAACAGGCCAGGGCAAGCGGAACGTCCGCAGCCCTTACGTCACCGTGAGGTGACCTGCCTGCCCAGCTTGGCTATATCACAGGCCAAAGACGTGGTTATGGAGATGCTCATGGCCACGTGATCGATGATCTGCTTTATCATGGGAGACACCAGCTCGTATTCATGGGTGAGAGACAAAACGTCCATTCCCGCCACCTGGCAGTCGGGCGAGGCGTAAACCGTGGCATGGCGCACCTCGTGGCCGATTTTCGCAAGGGGGAACTCTCCGAGGAAATCGCCCTTCCCAAGACGCACAAGAGGCCTTACGCCCTTTTCCGTCTTTCTGGCCACCACGGCGCTTCCGCTGTTTATCCTGAAAAGCCCTTCCTCGTTTGCGCCTTCGGCGAACATCACCTTCATGTCCTTAAGAAAGGAGGAGCTGTCGTCCTTGCCGAGAAAGGCGTCAACCACTCTGTCGGTGGTTTCCCGAAGCCTTGTGTCCAGACTGATGCAAAGGTGCCGGAGCTCGTATGACAGGACCGCGAACTCGGAGTGAATTCTCGGAAGGTCGAGCACTCCCAGCACGGTGTTGCCAACCGCCATGAGGGAGGCCGTGCGGACGCTGGACTGGCTAAGAAGCGAGGAAATGTTGCCCACCAGGGCTCCCGGCCCCAGCCTCACTATGCGCAGGGGGCCTTTGGCGGTTTCCCTCACGACGTCGGCGTAGCCCTCCAGGATAACGGAAATCCAGTTTCCGAATCCGCCTTCCTTCACTATCATCTGGTTGTCGGGAATCTCCTCCTCGTTCACCACGTAGCCGTAATTGGAAACCGGGCGCTTTACAACCGGGATATCGCCGTATTCGTCACAGGGGGCGGATGCGTCGGTCTTGCACTCCAGCTTCGGGCCAAGCGTTTCCACCTGGCCGTCATCCAGCATACGAAGGCCGTCTAAGACTATCTCCATCACTCCGGTCTGGATGAGGGTCTCGGTGGCCGGCTCCTGGGCGGTGAAATCAAATTCGCCCTCAAGCCAGCCGAAAAGGGCGTAGGCCGCTTCCAGCCCCTTTTTTCCGGCGGCTTCCGCGTTTATGGGGTTTCCCCCAAGGAAATAAAAAACTCCCGGATCAGTTGCATACTTGTTTCTAAGGCGCAAAAGCCCCGTTGAGGCGTTGGAGTTCAAAAGCTGAAGAATCTCGCCGAGGCTGATGAAGTCCAGGCTGCCTGAAAGAACCATTCGATGTTCCATGTCGATTCCCGAAATGAGGTCCGGTTCGCCGGTTCCTTATAACAAATAGGGCCGGTCGTTAACGTGAAATGTTGCGTCGTGCCTGCGGGCGGCGCGGAAAAAGCCGACATGGGCGAGCCAGACGTAAAGAGCAGGCGGCAGCACGGGCCGGGCCATGAGCAAGGCGGCGCGGTAGGGCACGGCGTCACCGGCTGCGAGAGATTTTGCCGCAAGATTCAAGGCCCGTATGGCGTTTCTGGCAAGTATCCTGTTGACTGTTAGCGGCTTTCCCGAAAGAAGCTCTCCCGCTCCCGTTGCAAGTCCGCCCGCCCACACCAGGTTGCACTGGCGGGCGAAAATGCGGCACACGGCAAGGGCGGTGTCGCACTCGGAGGCATCCGGAAGGCCGCTTGCCACCAGGGCGCAAAACCTCTTGGGCATTATGGCCCTCACTGCGGCCCTGCGCCTTGCGATGCTTTCCAGGGCCTTCACCGCCGGGCCGGGTATGGAGTCGGCGTAAACAGGAGCTGTCAGGACTATGAGATCGCTCCGGTCAACCGCCTTCAACAGGGCGTCCATGCCCTTGTCGCTTTCCATGCACCGGTTGACCAGAAGGGCCTCCGATTCCATGCCGTGGCGGGCGAGCCGGGCTGCGAGATAACCGGCAAGGCTTGCGGACGTGCTTTTCAGGCCGCGAGGGGAGCCGATGAGGAAAACCGCCGATTTTTGGGCCTTCATCTCATGACCTCCACACGGGCCAGGGCGTTTCTTATGTTTTCGGCCAAAAGCCCCTGTCCGTGGCGCCCGGAAAGCACCACCGAAGCATGGGCCGGGGCTTGCATCTTAGCGGCGTTCACGCCCACGATGGAGGAAAAGACCCTGACGGATTCCATGTCCATTGCAGCGAGCATTCCTATGCCCACCATGCGGGGAGGTCTTGGGTAGCGTCCCTTGTGAATGAAGCCGTCTCCCTTTTTCATGAAAAACGGCGACACCAGAGGAGGCATCCTGTCCACGAAGTTCTTGAGGATGGCGC
The Deltaproteobacteria bacterium genome window above contains:
- a CDS encoding cyclic nucleotide-binding domain-containing protein; the protein is MEHRMVLSGSLDFISLGEILQLLNSNASTGLLRLRNKYATDPGVFYFLGGNPINAEAAGKKGLEAAYALFGWLEGEFDFTAQEPATETLIQTGVMEIVLDGLRMLDDGQVETLGPKLECKTDASAPCDEYGDIPVVKRPVSNYGYVVNEEEIPDNQMIVKEGGFGNWISVILEGYADVVRETAKGPLRIVRLGPGALVGNISSLLSQSSVRTASLMAVGNTVLGVLDLPRIHSEFAVLSYELRHLCISLDTRLRETTDRVVDAFLGKDDSSSFLKDMKVMFAEGANEEGLFRINSGSAVVARKTEKGVRPLVRLGKGDFLGEFPLAKIGHEVRHATVYASPDCQVAGMDVLSLTHEYELVSPMIKQIIDHVAMSISITTSLACDIAKLGRQVTSR
- a CDS encoding NAD(P)H-dependent oxidoreductase, giving the protein MKAQKSAVFLIGSPRGLKSTSASLAGYLAARLARHGMESEALLVNRCMESDKGMDALLKAVDRSDLIVLTAPVYADSIPGPAVKALESIARRRAAVRAIMPKRFCALVASGLPDASECDTALAVCRIFARQCNLVWAGGLATGAGELLSGKPLTVNRILARNAIRALNLAAKSLAAGDAVPYRAALLMARPVLPPALYVWLAHVGFFRAARRHDATFHVNDRPYLL
- a CDS encoding flavodoxin family protein codes for the protein MRAVVLDGALSGDPAFRRIRCIVEGELSGLSWEMTQFLLDECDIAPCTGCRSCWCATPGRCVIKDDAENILRAIVKSDLLVFLTPVTFGGYSAILKNFVDRMPPLVSPFFMKKGDGFIHKGRYPRPPRMVGIGMLAAMDMESVRVFSSIVGVNAAKMQAPAHASVVLSGRHGQGLLAENIRNALARVEVMR